In one window of Candidatus Thermoplasmatota archaeon DNA:
- a CDS encoding protein kinase → MIRILLVEDNPGDARLVRAALDDVAEGEAFALEHVKTLGEAIARLERGRIDIVLLDLSLPDSQGLGGLARIQKAEPTVPVVILTGLVDESSALAAMRSGAQDYLVKGALDGRALARSARYAIERKLASLASREGGGLGARTEIRRQLDILEAEHNLLMSLLGARDRPEAETRIEPGALVAGRYRLERLLGEGTYGSAFLAKDESLARRIVLKALRPALANRDEQVRGFMKEARLAASLDHPNVVRIHDFGTAGSIPFIVMEHVEKGSLAARLGAPMGADEATRILLEVLAGLAHMHERGVLHRDLKPANILLAADGRAKIADFGLALAADPSATYVDLDGPDDPRAGTPAYASPEAVTGAPFTPASDVFSAGAILHECLAGSPWFAVDGLDRAGLRRAILEAKPRALPKSVDPALARVVARALEKDPRRRFATAAEMAEALGQGKK, encoded by the coding sequence ATGATCCGGATCCTGCTCGTCGAGGACAATCCCGGCGACGCGCGTCTCGTCCGCGCCGCGCTCGACGACGTGGCCGAAGGCGAGGCCTTCGCGCTCGAGCACGTGAAGACGCTCGGCGAGGCGATCGCGAGGCTCGAGCGCGGCCGGATCGACATCGTCCTCCTCGACCTGTCGCTGCCCGACAGCCAGGGCCTCGGAGGTCTCGCGCGCATCCAGAAGGCGGAGCCGACGGTGCCGGTCGTGATCCTCACGGGCCTCGTCGACGAATCCTCCGCGCTCGCCGCGATGCGCAGCGGCGCCCAGGACTATCTCGTGAAGGGCGCGCTCGACGGTCGGGCCCTCGCTCGTTCGGCCCGCTACGCGATCGAGCGGAAGCTCGCGTCCCTCGCGAGCCGCGAAGGCGGAGGTCTCGGCGCGCGCACGGAGATCCGCCGTCAGCTCGACATCCTCGAAGCCGAGCACAATCTGCTCATGAGCCTTCTCGGCGCGCGCGACCGGCCGGAGGCCGAGACCCGCATCGAACCCGGGGCGCTCGTCGCGGGGCGTTATCGTCTCGAGCGCCTCCTCGGGGAGGGGACCTACGGAAGCGCGTTCCTCGCGAAGGACGAATCCCTCGCGCGGCGCATCGTGCTCAAGGCCCTGCGGCCCGCCCTCGCGAACCGCGACGAGCAGGTGCGCGGATTCATGAAGGAGGCCCGTCTCGCGGCGAGCCTCGACCACCCGAACGTCGTGCGCATCCACGACTTCGGCACCGCCGGGTCCATCCCCTTCATCGTGATGGAGCACGTCGAGAAGGGCTCCCTCGCGGCGCGCCTCGGCGCCCCGATGGGGGCCGACGAGGCGACGCGCATCCTCCTCGAGGTCCTCGCCGGCCTCGCCCACATGCACGAGCGCGGCGTGCTGCACCGCGACCTCAAGCCCGCGAACATCCTCCTTGCGGCCGACGGCCGCGCGAAGATCGCGGATTTCGGCCTCGCGCTCGCGGCCGATCCCTCGGCGACGTACGTCGACCTCGACGGCCCCGACGACCCGCGCGCGGGCACGCCCGCGTACGCTTCGCCCGAGGCCGTCACGGGCGCGCCGTTCACGCCCGCAAGCGACGTCTTCTCGGCGGGCGCGATCCTCCACGAGTGCCTCGCGGGATCGCCGTGGTTCGCGGTGGACGGGCTCGACCGCGCGGGCCTGAGGCGCGCCATCCTCGAGGCGAAGCCGCGCGCGCTCCCGAAAAGCGTGGACCCCGCCCTCGCGCGCGTCGTCGCCCGGGCGCTCGAGAAGGACCCCCGACGCCGCTTCGCGACCGCGGCGGAGATGGCGGAGGCGCTGGGACAGGGGAAGAAGTAG
- a CDS encoding ATP-binding protein, which produces MADDVRSAGRVPRLRRSLFGVPVSGLVVTILLVAALEIVSRFVTGEHVGGIVAVLLLAVAFSAFAGERLGGLVSAGLVILYMLVSLSFRPGLDHLDEADMQRLLVTIATAPTMAVLVGGQRRRVRVLEEERAREERERALQREARLAEVTALKSQLETILEAAGEGIYGLDAQNRVTFANRAAAQLLGCAPSDLVGHPLEAVAGEGATGPLNGPVTYRRADGSTFPAEVTAAQIERDGERVGCVVVFRDITERVRLTNLVTAKAAELERSNADLQQFAYVASHDLQEPLRMVASYVQLIERRYRGKLDKDADEFIEYAVDGARRLQGLINDLLSYSRVGGSNAPFMEVDLGATVDTVRRQLAKTLEEKGARLVVATPLPTVRADPSQMVQILQNLVGNGLKFTAPGRAPEVSVSAERDEGAWRIAVRDNGIGIDPEYAERIFVLFQRLHSRETYPGSGIGLAICKRIVERHGGRIWVESKPGEGATFLFLLPDPSGA; this is translated from the coding sequence ATGGCTGACGACGTACGGTCCGCGGGTCGGGTTCCACGCCTGCGCCGGAGCCTCTTCGGCGTCCCCGTTTCGGGCCTCGTCGTCACGATCCTCCTCGTGGCGGCGCTCGAGATTGTGAGCCGCTTCGTGACGGGGGAGCACGTCGGCGGCATCGTGGCCGTGCTCCTTCTCGCGGTCGCCTTCTCGGCCTTCGCGGGAGAGCGGCTCGGGGGTCTCGTGAGCGCCGGTCTCGTCATCCTGTACATGCTCGTGAGCCTCAGCTTCCGCCCGGGCCTCGACCACCTCGACGAGGCGGACATGCAGCGGCTCCTCGTCACCATCGCGACGGCGCCGACGATGGCCGTTCTCGTCGGCGGCCAACGGCGGCGGGTGCGCGTGCTCGAGGAGGAGCGGGCTCGCGAGGAGCGGGAGCGGGCCCTCCAGCGCGAGGCGCGGCTTGCGGAAGTGACGGCGCTCAAGAGCCAGCTCGAGACCATCCTCGAAGCCGCGGGCGAAGGCATCTACGGCCTCGACGCACAAAACCGGGTGACTTTCGCGAACCGCGCGGCCGCGCAGCTTCTCGGCTGCGCCCCATCCGACCTCGTCGGCCACCCGCTCGAAGCCGTCGCGGGCGAAGGGGCGACGGGCCCCCTGAACGGGCCCGTGACGTACCGGCGCGCCGACGGCTCGACGTTTCCGGCCGAGGTGACGGCGGCCCAGATCGAGCGCGACGGGGAGCGCGTGGGATGCGTCGTCGTATTCCGGGACATCACCGAACGGGTGCGCCTCACCAACCTCGTGACCGCGAAGGCCGCCGAACTCGAGCGTTCGAACGCGGACCTCCAGCAGTTCGCCTACGTCGCCTCCCACGATCTGCAGGAACCTCTCCGGATGGTCGCGAGCTACGTGCAGCTCATCGAGCGCCGCTACCGCGGCAAGCTCGACAAGGACGCGGACGAGTTCATCGAGTACGCGGTCGACGGAGCCCGGCGTCTCCAGGGGCTCATCAACGATCTTCTCTCTTATTCCCGCGTCGGTGGATCGAACGCCCCCTTCATGGAGGTGGATCTCGGGGCCACCGTCGATACGGTCCGCAGGCAGCTTGCGAAGACGCTCGAGGAGAAGGGCGCGAGGCTCGTCGTCGCGACGCCCCTGCCGACCGTCCGCGCCGACCCGTCCCAGATGGTCCAGATTCTCCAGAATCTCGTGGGGAACGGCCTCAAGTTCACGGCGCCCGGTCGAGCGCCGGAGGTTTCCGTCTCGGCGGAGCGCGACGAGGGCGCGTGGCGGATCGCGGTCCGCGACAACGGCATCGGTATCGACCCCGAGTACGCGGAACGCATCTTCGTCCTGTTCCAACGGCTCCACAGCCGCGAGACCTATCCGGGCTCCGGCATCGGCCTTGCGATCTGCAAGCGCATCGTGGAGCGCCACGGGGGGCGCATCTGGGTCGAATCCAAACCCGGCGAAGGCGCGACCTTTTTGTTCCTCCTCCCGGATCCATCAGGGGCCTGA
- a CDS encoding ABC transporter permease: protein MNAERALVVTRRVLRQLARDKRTVAILILQPLLIMAIFGYAFGGDVTGARVAVANLDRGTLASKVMEHLDHEVIAVVPFETELAVEQAVRRQEVRMGVVFPLNFTRNLEAGGGDRTAYLVIYKDNTNPSVTAAAEGEFLEAFADALEEEFDTRGAFDVDERVVFGGDDPESLEFFVPGIAGFTIFILSAFLTVVAVVKERTMGTLNRILVAPIKRTEVVLGYTIAFGSFSVLQALFVLGIATFVFGIPVRGSLALGLIVTTIVGFMGMGLGILISGVAESEYQAVQAVQLLVFPNMFLAGIFTPFEALPEFIRWASAVVPLTYAVRTLRAVINHGAGVGGVAGDLAILLVFAGVFFAAGAWSFGRQR, encoded by the coding sequence TTGAACGCTGAGCGCGCGCTCGTCGTCACGCGGCGCGTGCTGCGGCAGCTCGCGCGCGACAAGCGCACGGTCGCGATCCTGATCCTCCAGCCGCTCCTCATCATGGCCATCTTCGGCTACGCGTTCGGCGGCGACGTGACGGGCGCGCGGGTCGCCGTCGCGAACCTCGATCGCGGCACCCTCGCCTCGAAGGTCATGGAGCACCTCGACCACGAGGTCATTGCGGTCGTGCCCTTCGAAACCGAGCTCGCCGTGGAGCAGGCGGTGCGACGCCAGGAGGTGAGGATGGGGGTGGTCTTCCCCTTGAATTTCACGCGAAATCTCGAGGCCGGCGGAGGGGACCGGACGGCCTACCTCGTCATCTACAAGGACAACACCAATCCGTCGGTGACGGCGGCCGCCGAAGGCGAGTTCCTCGAAGCGTTCGCGGACGCGCTGGAGGAGGAGTTCGACACGCGCGGCGCATTTGACGTCGACGAACGGGTCGTGTTCGGGGGCGACGATCCGGAGAGCCTCGAATTCTTCGTGCCCGGCATCGCGGGCTTCACGATCTTCATCCTGAGCGCCTTTCTCACGGTCGTCGCCGTCGTGAAGGAGCGCACGATGGGCACGCTGAACCGCATCCTCGTCGCGCCGATCAAGCGCACGGAGGTCGTCCTCGGCTACACCATCGCGTTCGGCTCCTTCTCGGTGCTCCAGGCGCTTTTCGTCCTCGGCATCGCGACGTTCGTGTTCGGGATCCCGGTCCGGGGAAGCCTCGCGCTCGGCCTGATCGTGACGACCATCGTGGGGTTCATGGGCATGGGCCTCGGCATCCTCATCAGCGGCGTGGCCGAGAGCGAATACCAGGCCGTGCAGGCCGTGCAGCTCCTCGTCTTCCCTAACATGTTCCTCGCGGGCATCTTCACCCCTTTCGAGGCGCTTCCCGAGTTCATCCGGTGGGCGAGCGCCGTCGTGCCGCTCACCTACGCCGTGCGCACGCTGCGCGCCGTCATCAATCACGGAGCCGGGGTCGGAGGCGTCGCGGGCGACCTCGCGATCCTGCTCGTTTTCGCCGGCGTGTTCTTCGCGGCGGGCGCCTGGTCGTTCGGGCGTCAGCGCTGA
- a CDS encoding DUF378 domain-containing protein, translating into MAERHMNPVDLIALVLVIVGALNWGLVGLFDFNLVAALFGVDSLISRTLYVLIGLAGLYAIWTAVKAGQDIRHVRPGAKHV; encoded by the coding sequence ATGGCAGAACGGCACATGAATCCGGTCGACCTCATCGCGCTCGTGCTCGTGATCGTCGGGGCCCTGAACTGGGGCCTCGTGGGCCTGTTCGACTTCAATCTGGTCGCGGCGCTTTTCGGCGTGGACAGCCTGATCAGCCGTACGCTCTACGTGCTCATCGGCCTCGCGGGCCTGTACGCCATCTGGACGGCCGTCAAGGCCGGCCAGGACATCCGCCACGTGCGGCCCGGCGCGAAGCATGTGTGA
- a CDS encoding YkgJ family cysteine cluster protein, which produces MGLPCLERGCSKCCWETEMLLTEEDIARLEAKGHARERFVEIDGEGFASLRNVPAAAPDEGHHCVFLTKTGGAPEGADPDHKPGWTCGVYADRPQGCRHYPLALTPEGRMVRDDECPHRAAFSIPPDGQRRLRALYNVVLKEAGRRAK; this is translated from the coding sequence ATGGGCCTCCCGTGCCTCGAGCGCGGCTGCTCGAAGTGCTGCTGGGAGACCGAGATGCTCCTCACGGAGGAGGACATCGCGCGGCTCGAAGCGAAGGGACACGCCCGCGAGCGCTTCGTCGAGATCGACGGCGAGGGCTTCGCGAGCCTCCGGAACGTCCCCGCGGCGGCGCCCGACGAGGGTCACCACTGCGTCTTCCTCACGAAGACCGGCGGCGCGCCCGAGGGAGCCGATCCCGACCACAAGCCGGGGTGGACGTGCGGGGTCTACGCCGACCGTCCGCAGGGATGCCGCCACTACCCCCTCGCGCTCACGCCCGAGGGCCGGATGGTCCGCGACGACGAGTGCCCCCACCGGGCCGCGTTCTCGATCCCCCCCGACGGGCAGCGCCGCCTGCGGGCGCTCTACAACGTCGTCCTCAAGGAAGCGGGCCGCCGCGCGAAGTAG
- the dut gene encoding dUTP diphosphatase: MTSADLVVRVKRLTSAATLPAKAHPSDACWDLHASEAASIPRGGTVAVPTGLVLEVPEGWGAFVEPRSGLALKNGLDAFGGVIDAGYRGEVKVILHNAGAADFHVKPGDRIAQLALRAIPRVRFVEALELTASERGAGGFGSTGVGRPL, from the coding sequence ATGACCTCCGCCGACCTCGTCGTCCGCGTGAAGCGCCTCACGAGCGCGGCGACGCTCCCCGCGAAGGCGCACCCCTCCGACGCCTGCTGGGACCTCCATGCTTCCGAGGCCGCGAGCATCCCGCGCGGCGGGACGGTCGCGGTCCCGACCGGGCTCGTGCTCGAGGTGCCGGAGGGCTGGGGCGCGTTCGTGGAGCCGCGAAGCGGCCTCGCGCTCAAGAACGGGCTCGACGCTTTCGGCGGCGTCATCGACGCGGGCTACCGCGGCGAGGTCAAGGTCATCCTCCACAACGCCGGCGCCGCGGACTTCCACGTGAAGCCCGGCGATCGCATCGCGCAGCTCGCGCTGCGCGCGATCCCTCGCGTCCGGTTCGTCGAGGCCCTCGAGCTCACGGCCTCGGAGCGCGGCGCGGGCGGCTTCGGCTCGACGGGCGTCGGGAGGCCGCTCTGA
- a CDS encoding response regulator has protein sequence MDHGKPIEILLVEDNPGDVRLTREALKEGKVANNLHVAGDGAMALEILHRKGAYANAPRPDLILLDLNLPKKNGIEVLSEIKADPDLRRIPVVILTTSQAEQDIAKTYSLHANCYITKPVDLNQFMTVVQQIESFWLSVVKLPSS, from the coding sequence ATGGACCACGGCAAGCCGATCGAAATCCTCCTCGTGGAGGACAATCCGGGCGACGTGCGCCTCACCCGTGAGGCGCTCAAGGAGGGGAAGGTCGCGAACAACCTCCACGTCGCCGGGGACGGCGCCATGGCGCTCGAGATCCTCCACCGCAAGGGCGCCTACGCGAACGCGCCGAGGCCCGACCTCATCCTGCTCGATCTCAACCTGCCGAAGAAGAACGGCATCGAAGTCCTCTCCGAGATCAAGGCCGATCCCGACCTGCGTCGGATACCCGTCGTCATCCTCACGACGTCGCAAGCCGAGCAGGACATCGCGAAGACCTACAGCCTCCACGCGAACTGCTACATCACGAAGCCCGTCGATCTCAACCAGTTCATGACCGTCGTCCAGCAGATCGAATCCTTCTGGCTGAGCGTCGTCAAACTCCCCTCCTCGTGA
- a CDS encoding ABC transporter ATP-binding protein — translation MAAIAARAVVKRFGDVKALDGLDIAIPEGELYGLIGPNGSGKTTLIRILTGLDRATAGDATVLGERPGARAAEVGYMPQEEALYTDLSVLENLEFFGGLYDAPVAERAPVLLRLVRLWDDRDRPVSTLSGGMRRRVSLAVSLLHEPRALFLDEPTVGVDPLLRTELWGRFNALAREGAALLITTHHLEEAKRCDRVGLLWRGRIIREGAPAALLRETETDSLEGAFLVILRRLGLER, via the coding sequence GTGGCCGCCATCGCTGCGCGCGCCGTCGTGAAGCGGTTCGGCGACGTCAAGGCGCTCGACGGCCTCGACATCGCGATCCCCGAAGGGGAACTCTACGGCCTCATCGGCCCGAACGGTTCGGGCAAGACCACGCTCATCCGCATCCTCACGGGCCTCGACCGGGCGACCGCGGGCGACGCGACGGTGCTCGGCGAGCGGCCCGGCGCGCGGGCGGCGGAGGTCGGCTACATGCCGCAGGAGGAGGCGCTCTACACGGACCTGTCCGTGCTCGAGAATCTCGAGTTCTTCGGCGGCCTCTACGACGCTCCGGTCGCCGAGCGCGCCCCGGTGCTATTGCGCCTCGTGCGTCTCTGGGACGATCGCGACCGTCCCGTCTCGACGCTTTCGGGCGGCATGCGGCGCCGCGTGAGCCTCGCGGTCTCGCTCCTGCACGAGCCGCGCGCGCTCTTCCTCGACGAGCCCACCGTCGGCGTGGATCCCCTGCTGAGGACCGAACTCTGGGGCCGCTTCAACGCGCTCGCGCGCGAAGGCGCCGCGCTCCTCATCACGACGCACCACCTCGAGGAGGCGAAACGCTGCGATCGCGTGGGCTTGCTGTGGAGGGGCCGCATCATCCGCGAAGGCGCCCCGGCGGCCCTCCTCCGCGAGACGGAGACCGACTCGCTCGAGGGCGCTTTCCTCGTGATCCTCCGGAGGCTCGGTCTTGAACGCTGA